The Gemella haemolysans ATCC 10379 genome contains the following window.
CAAAAAATATAAGTTTGGATTATATTTCAAGAAGACTTGGTCATAATTCGATATTGACTACTCAAGAATATTATTTATCTTTAATGCCAGAAAAAAAGCACCAGCAAGATGCCGATGCTTTAAATCTCTTAGACGAGCTATCAAAACTATGATACTCCTAATAATTTACACCAATTTACACCAAAAAATGGCTGTAAAGCTTGGTATAATAAGGTTTTCATTAACGTTTTGAGAATTGAGGAGCACGTCTCGCACCACGAAGACCGTATTTTTTACGTTCTTTCATACGAGGGTCACGAGTTAGTAATCCTACTGGTTTTAAGTCTTTACGGTATTCTGGGTTTACTTCTAGTAAAGCACGTGCAATTCCGTGACGGATTGCTTGAGCTTGTCCTGTGTATCCTC
Protein-coding sequences here:
- the rpsI gene encoding 30S ribosomal protein S9, encoding SVARVRLVPGTGKVVINNREMREYLPLESLVLDLMQPLEVTSTTGNYDVLVNVNGGGYTGQAQAIRHGIARALLEVNPEYRKDLKPVGLLTRDPRMKERKKYGLRGARRAPQFSKR